The following proteins are encoded in a genomic region of Rhizobium sp. CCGE531:
- a CDS encoding class I SAM-dependent methyltransferase, with the protein MKSNVRLVTFVSMHTDIVDLRQFYHSELGRLAEQSIAMALSSIWARMPEERLVGLGYVVPYLDRFRGDTERTFAFMPAGQGAVNWPMGSASSTALIFDEELPLPDSSIDRVLMVHSLEFAESPRETLKELWRVLAPGGRLVIAVPNRRGVWARMEHTPFGSGRPYSRGQLTSLLRETNFTPGATAEALFFPPSKLRAVLRLRHAFERIGRTLWPAFSGVIIVEAQKRLYQGLPVAVRASRRVFVPVLAPRGIPTTRDGT; encoded by the coding sequence TTGAAGTCCAACGTTCGGCTGGTAACATTTGTTTCGATGCATACCGATATCGTCGATCTCCGCCAGTTTTATCATTCCGAGCTCGGTCGCTTGGCGGAGCAGTCGATTGCCATGGCGCTTTCCTCCATCTGGGCGCGTATGCCGGAGGAGCGGCTTGTCGGCCTCGGCTATGTCGTTCCCTATCTCGATCGCTTCCGTGGCGATACCGAGCGCACCTTCGCCTTCATGCCGGCGGGGCAGGGCGCGGTGAACTGGCCGATGGGCTCGGCATCGTCGACGGCGCTGATTTTCGATGAAGAACTGCCATTGCCGGATAGTTCGATCGATCGCGTGCTGATGGTGCATTCGCTGGAATTCGCCGAAAGCCCGCGCGAGACCTTGAAGGAGCTTTGGCGGGTGCTGGCGCCGGGTGGGCGGCTTGTGATTGCCGTGCCGAACCGCCGCGGCGTCTGGGCGCGGATGGAGCACACGCCGTTCGGCTCCGGCCGGCCCTATTCGCGCGGCCAGCTCACGTCGCTGCTGCGGGAAACCAATTTCACGCCGGGTGCTACGGCCGAGGCGCTGTTCTTCCCACCTTCCAAGCTGCGCGCGGTGCTGCGGCTGCGCCATGCTTTCGAGCGGATCGGCCGTACTCTTTGGCCCGCTTTCTCCGGCGTCATTATCGTCGAGGCGCAGAAGCGGCTCTATCAGGGGCTGCCGGTTGCCGTTCGCGCCTCGCGCCGCGTCTTCGTGCCGGTGCTGGCCCCGCGTGGCATACCGACCACGCGCGACGGCACTTAG
- the gloB gene encoding hydroxyacylglutathione hydrolase — protein sequence MKPLELEIFICRSDNYGVLVHDPETGLTASIDAPEANAILKAAERRGWAISHILTTHHHTDHVEGNLALKEQFGCEIIGPINEAVAIPGLDRAVADGDTFEFAGHTVNVIETPGHTAGHVCYHFADDKLLFAADTLFALGCGRLFERPATDMWASLQKLAVLPDETAVYFGHEYTLSNARFALTIDPDNERLKARAADIEALRVEGKFTIPTTLALEKETNPFLRAADPAIRRHLLMESRSNDEVFAEIRKRKDNF from the coding sequence ATGAAACCATTGGAATTAGAGATATTTATCTGCCGTTCCGACAATTACGGCGTCTTGGTCCATGATCCCGAAACCGGGCTGACGGCATCGATCGACGCTCCGGAGGCGAATGCGATCCTGAAGGCGGCCGAGCGCCGCGGCTGGGCGATCAGCCATATCCTGACGACCCATCATCACACCGATCATGTCGAGGGCAATCTGGCGCTGAAGGAGCAGTTCGGCTGCGAGATCATCGGCCCGATCAACGAGGCCGTCGCCATTCCCGGCCTCGATCGCGCCGTCGCCGACGGCGATACGTTCGAGTTCGCCGGCCACACGGTCAATGTCATCGAAACACCCGGCCACACCGCCGGCCATGTCTGCTATCACTTTGCCGACGACAAGCTGCTGTTTGCCGCCGACACATTGTTTGCGCTGGGTTGCGGCCGCCTGTTCGAACGGCCGGCAACGGATATGTGGGCCTCCCTGCAGAAGCTTGCGGTCCTGCCGGACGAAACGGCCGTCTATTTCGGTCATGAATATACACTCTCGAATGCCCGCTTCGCGCTGACCATCGATCCAGACAATGAGCGGCTGAAGGCACGCGCCGCCGACATCGAGGCGTTGAGGGTGGAAGGCAAGTTCACCATTCCGACGACGCTGGCGCTGGAGAAGGAAACGAACCCGTTCCTGCGCGCCGCCGATCCCGCGATCCGACGCCACCTTTTGATGGAAAGCCGCAGCAACGACGAGGTCTTTGCCGAGATCCGCAAGCGCAAGGACAATTTCTGA
- a CDS encoding cupin domain-containing protein, translated as MQAKEIIETLSMQRHPEGGWYVQTFRDENGGARGHSTAIYYLLEAGERSHWHRVRDAAEVWHYYAGAPLALHRSADGKASERLVLGIDLVKGQRPQAIIPANWWQSAESLGEFTLVGCTVAPGFEFSSFEMAAPDWKPASG; from the coding sequence ATGCAGGCAAAAGAGATTATCGAAACGCTTTCCATGCAGCGGCATCCGGAAGGCGGCTGGTACGTGCAGACGTTCCGGGACGAGAACGGCGGCGCACGCGGCCACTCCACGGCGATCTACTACCTGCTCGAGGCCGGCGAGCGCTCGCATTGGCATCGGGTGCGCGATGCGGCCGAGGTCTGGCACTACTACGCAGGCGCGCCGCTCGCCCTGCATCGCTCGGCCGACGGCAAGGCCAGTGAAAGGCTCGTTCTCGGCATCGACCTCGTAAAGGGCCAACGCCCGCAGGCGATCATTCCGGCCAACTGGTGGCAATCGGCCGAAAGCCTCGGCGAATTCACGCTTGTCGGCTGCACGGTCGCACCCGGCTTCGAATTTTCAAGCTTCGAGATGGCCGCGCCGGACTGGAAGCCCGCCTCGGGTTGA